The following proteins come from a genomic window of Nocardiopsis sp. YSL2:
- a CDS encoding exonuclease domain-containing protein, giving the protein MRNRYPGTCTTCSDSVGTGDGVVLKEGGRWRTYCAEHEPRPTPPARGDHLGWHTTPLLGFDSETSDRDPATAFLVSAALVDREGKSRTWLVDPGPREIPADAVAIHGITTERARAEGRPATECLDEIAQALAEQLGAGQGLVVFNAPYDLGVLAAELARHGLPSLTDRLGGPVAPVVDPLVIDRGVDPYRRGKRNLGAMSEFYGVDLTDAHTATADAVAALAVAEEIGARHADIASLGLAELHQRQVEWSLGFARSRREWLDRTKPGHGTRVDGTWP; this is encoded by the coding sequence ATGCGCAACCGCTACCCCGGGACCTGCACCACCTGCTCGGACTCCGTCGGCACCGGTGACGGGGTCGTCCTCAAGGAGGGCGGCCGATGGCGCACGTACTGCGCCGAGCACGAGCCGCGCCCCACCCCGCCCGCCCGCGGCGACCACCTGGGCTGGCACACCACCCCACTGCTGGGTTTCGACTCCGAGACCTCCGACCGCGACCCCGCCACCGCCTTCCTCGTCTCGGCGGCCCTGGTGGACCGCGAGGGCAAGAGCCGCACGTGGCTGGTCGACCCCGGCCCCCGCGAGATCCCCGCGGACGCGGTCGCCATCCACGGCATCACCACGGAACGGGCACGAGCCGAGGGCCGCCCGGCGACGGAGTGCCTGGACGAGATCGCCCAGGCGCTGGCCGAGCAGCTCGGCGCCGGACAGGGGCTGGTGGTGTTCAACGCGCCCTACGACCTCGGTGTGCTCGCCGCGGAACTCGCCCGGCACGGACTGCCCTCGCTCACGGACCGCCTCGGCGGCCCCGTGGCGCCCGTGGTGGACCCGCTGGTGATCGACCGCGGCGTGGACCCCTACCGCCGCGGCAAGCGCAACCTGGGCGCCATGAGCGAGTTCTACGGGGTGGACCTGACCGACGCCCACACCGCGACCGCCGACGCCGTCGCCGCGCTCGCGGTCGCCGAGGAGATCGGAGCGCGCCACGCGGACATCGCCTCACTCGGTCTGGCCGAGCTCCACCAGCGCCAGGTGGAGTGGTCCCTGGGCTTCGCCCGCAGCCGCCGGGAGTGGCTGGACCGGACCAAACCCGGCCACGGCACCCGGGTGGACGGCACCTGGCCGTAG
- a CDS encoding zinc-dependent metalloprotease has translation MIDWDVAVNTGVRLVRPGPQVDLSDARQAVAQLRELSTVAAGHVRDFTGMNPLEPAGPAVIVDRPGWIRANVDGFRVVLEPVLQQMAAERLNNSPAGNLTSAVGSRITGVQLGAVLSYLAGKVLGQYELFLPPGPDGTSPTGRLTLVAPNIVNTEREMGVDSRDFRLWVCLHEETHRMQFTATPWLRAYVQELMQELLLSSEMDAAALIDRLRAAGEAVADAVRGGRDSNLLTAMQTPEQNEIMDRVTAVMSLAEGHGDYVMDAVGPEVVPSVERIRARFQKRRETANPLDRIMRQLLGMDLKMRQYEEGAAFVGAVVGQVGMAEFNKVWTSHETLPTLAEIRDPNAWIDRVVRPAAIAE, from the coding sequence GTGATCGACTGGGACGTAGCCGTCAACACCGGAGTCCGCCTCGTGCGCCCTGGGCCGCAGGTGGACCTGTCCGACGCGCGGCAGGCCGTGGCGCAGTTGCGCGAGCTTTCCACCGTGGCGGCCGGGCATGTGCGCGACTTCACCGGAATGAACCCCCTCGAACCCGCCGGGCCCGCGGTCATCGTGGACCGTCCGGGGTGGATTCGAGCCAACGTCGACGGGTTTCGGGTCGTGCTCGAACCCGTGCTGCAACAGATGGCCGCCGAACGCCTGAACAACAGCCCCGCCGGGAACCTGACCAGCGCGGTCGGCTCCCGGATCACCGGGGTGCAGCTGGGCGCCGTCCTGTCCTACCTGGCGGGGAAGGTCCTCGGTCAGTACGAACTCTTCCTGCCGCCGGGCCCGGACGGCACCTCGCCGACCGGCCGCCTCACGCTGGTGGCGCCCAACATCGTCAACACCGAACGCGAGATGGGCGTCGACTCCCGGGACTTCCGACTGTGGGTGTGCCTGCACGAGGAGACCCACCGCATGCAGTTCACGGCCACGCCGTGGCTGCGCGCCTACGTCCAGGAGCTCATGCAGGAGCTCCTCCTGTCCTCGGAGATGGACGCGGCCGCGCTCATCGACCGGCTGCGCGCGGCGGGCGAGGCCGTCGCCGACGCCGTCCGCGGCGGGCGGGACTCCAACCTCCTCACCGCGATGCAGACCCCGGAGCAGAACGAGATCATGGACCGCGTCACCGCGGTCATGAGCCTCGCCGAGGGGCACGGCGACTACGTGATGGACGCGGTCGGGCCGGAGGTCGTCCCGAGCGTGGAACGCATCCGTGCGCGCTTCCAGAAGCGCCGCGAGACCGCCAACCCCCTCGACCGCATCATGCGCCAGCTGCTCGGCATGGACCTGAAGATGCGTCAGTACGAGGAGGGCGCCGCGTTCGTCGGCGCGGTGGTGGGGCAGGTCGGCATGGCCGAGTTCAACAAGGTGTGGACCTCGCACGAGACCCTGCCCACGCTGGCCGAGATCCGCGACCCGAACGCCTGGATCGACCGCGTCGTGCGCCCCGCCGCCATCGCGGAGTGA
- a CDS encoding DNA polymerase III subunit delta' encodes MTVFDDLIGQQAAVGRLERAVAGAGDLVAGGPGTGMTHAWLFTGPPGSGRSEAARAFAAALQCPDGGCGHCGSCHQVLTGTHPDVLYVRPSGLSYGVAATRDLVLKASSKPSGGRFRIVLFEDAERATEAASNALLKAVEEPSPRTVWLLCTPTPDDLLITIRSRCRLVTLATPPTAELVSALVQRDGVDPDTARSAARAAAGRIDRARQLATDPEARRRREEVLSIPVRLDGTGACVVAAARLYEIAEEDSKTLTAALDEQEKGDMRAAFGEGSTGKGVAKAIRGSAGAMKDLEERQKRRATRIKRDSYDRALLDLAAFYRDVLALQLGARVELSTVERSGDLERVARSSTPESTLRRIDAIMECRTRIGANVHPQIAMEAMTSALLAG; translated from the coding sequence TTGACGGTCTTCGACGACCTGATCGGCCAGCAGGCCGCGGTCGGCCGACTCGAGCGGGCCGTGGCCGGGGCCGGCGACCTCGTCGCCGGCGGGCCGGGTACGGGAATGACGCACGCCTGGCTGTTCACCGGGCCCCCCGGGTCGGGCCGGTCCGAGGCCGCCCGCGCCTTCGCCGCCGCACTGCAGTGCCCCGACGGCGGGTGCGGCCACTGCGGCTCCTGCCACCAGGTGCTCACCGGGACCCACCCCGATGTGCTGTACGTCCGGCCCAGCGGCCTGAGCTACGGCGTGGCCGCCACCCGCGACCTGGTGCTGAAGGCCAGCTCCAAACCCTCCGGCGGACGCTTCCGGATCGTCCTGTTCGAGGACGCCGAGCGCGCCACCGAGGCCGCCTCCAACGCCCTGCTCAAAGCCGTGGAGGAGCCCTCCCCCCGCACGGTGTGGCTGCTGTGCACGCCCACCCCCGACGACCTGCTCATCACCATCCGCTCCCGCTGCCGCCTGGTGACCCTGGCCACGCCTCCCACGGCGGAACTCGTCTCCGCCCTCGTGCAGCGCGACGGTGTGGATCCCGACACCGCCCGGTCGGCCGCGCGCGCCGCCGCGGGGCGCATTGACCGCGCCCGGCAGCTCGCCACCGACCCCGAGGCCCGCCGCCGCCGCGAGGAGGTGCTGTCGATCCCCGTGCGGCTGGACGGTACGGGCGCGTGCGTCGTCGCCGCGGCCCGGCTCTACGAGATCGCGGAGGAGGACTCCAAGACGCTCACCGCCGCGCTCGACGAGCAGGAGAAGGGCGACATGCGGGCGGCCTTCGGCGAGGGCTCCACCGGCAAGGGCGTCGCCAAGGCGATCCGGGGGTCGGCGGGCGCGATGAAGGACCTGGAGGAACGGCAGAAGCGCCGAGCCACGCGCATCAAGCGCGACTCCTACGACCGCGCCCTGCTCGACCTGGCGGCGTTCTACCGCGACGTCCTCGCCCTCCAGCTCGGGGCCCGGGTGGAGCTGTCCACGGTCGAGCGCTCCGGCGACCTGGAGCGCGTGGCCCGCTCCAGCACACCCGAGTCCACGCTCCGCCGGATCGACGCCATCATGGAGTGCCGGACGCGCATCGGCGCCAACGTGCACCCCCAGATCGCCATGGAGGCGATGACCTCCGCGCTGCTGGCCGGCTGA
- the hpt gene encoding hypoxanthine phosphoribosyltransferase, which produces MGQDLEKILVTEDEIKARLAELGARIDADYADRDLLIVGVLKGAVMVMADLARALHSPVSMDWMAVSSYGAGTTSSGVVRILKDLETDIKDRDVLIVEDVIDSGLTLSWLVGNLKSRGPRSVEVCTMVRKPLAYEVDLDVKYIGFDLPNEFIVGYGLDYAEKYRNLPFIGTLAPHVYEG; this is translated from the coding sequence ATGGGACAGGACCTTGAGAAGATCCTGGTCACCGAGGACGAGATCAAGGCGCGTCTGGCCGAGCTGGGGGCGCGGATCGACGCCGACTACGCCGACCGGGACCTGCTGATCGTCGGGGTGCTCAAGGGCGCCGTCATGGTGATGGCCGACCTGGCCCGCGCCCTGCACAGCCCCGTCTCCATGGACTGGATGGCGGTCTCCTCCTACGGGGCGGGCACGACCTCCTCCGGCGTGGTCCGCATCCTCAAGGACCTGGAGACCGACATCAAGGACCGCGACGTCCTGATCGTCGAGGACGTCATCGACTCCGGTCTGACGCTCTCCTGGCTGGTGGGCAACCTCAAGTCGCGCGGGCCCCGGTCCGTGGAGGTGTGCACGATGGTCCGCAAGCCGCTGGCCTACGAGGTCGATCTCGACGTCAAGTACATCGGCTTCGACCTGCCGAACGAGTTCATCGTCGGCTACGGCCTCGACTACGCCGAGAAGTACCGCAACCTGCCGTTCATCGGCACCCTCGCCCCGCACGTCTACGAGGGATGA
- a CDS encoding signal peptidase I: MSATNDVYVGNAGQDAPEDRGWILGHFKEVGDARHSDAVEIKWGVHPRGDERARWVTGEERTALLVLVSGRFRVDFPDRSVTLAEQGDYVVWGKGVDHGWHAEEESVVLTVRWPSVPGYRVED, from the coding sequence ATGAGTGCCACGAACGACGTGTACGTCGGCAACGCCGGGCAGGACGCGCCGGAGGACCGGGGCTGGATCCTCGGCCACTTCAAGGAGGTCGGCGACGCCCGGCACAGCGACGCGGTCGAGATCAAGTGGGGCGTCCATCCGCGTGGCGACGAGCGGGCCCGGTGGGTGACCGGCGAGGAGCGCACGGCGCTGCTGGTCCTGGTGAGCGGCCGGTTCCGCGTGGACTTCCCGGACCGGAGCGTGACCCTCGCCGAGCAGGGCGACTACGTGGTCTGGGGCAAGGGCGTCGACCACGGCTGGCACGCGGAGGAGGAGTCCGTCGTGCTCACCGTGCGCTGGCCGTCCGTCCCGGGCTACCGCGTCGAGGACTGA
- a CDS encoding RNA polymerase sigma factor, giving the protein MTDQDLLHALRSSRTPPADAYAQLLDDYGEELFRRCILVLRDRDAAHVVLRDTLIVAHAHAARLRSADRLGEWLHALAEAECARHRENGPRCTQPREWRMPEQTSLVRARVLNGMCGPELDGYRTHVAARADRFGRDGFPLPRGGGLGPRGLAPLVPVALALICALLAIACAGYVLARDSAHEPFPGAVSSRP; this is encoded by the coding sequence ATGACGGACCAGGATCTCCTCCACGCCCTGCGTTCCAGTCGGACTCCGCCCGCGGATGCCTACGCACAGCTCCTGGATGACTACGGAGAGGAGTTGTTCCGGCGCTGCATCCTGGTCCTGCGCGATCGCGACGCGGCCCACGTCGTGCTCAGGGACACGCTGATCGTCGCCCACGCGCACGCGGCGCGCCTGCGGAGCGCCGACCGGCTGGGGGAGTGGCTGCACGCCCTGGCGGAGGCCGAATGCGCGCGGCACCGGGAGAACGGGCCGCGCTGCACGCAGCCGCGCGAGTGGCGCATGCCCGAGCAGACCTCCCTGGTCCGGGCCCGCGTGCTCAACGGGATGTGCGGCCCGGAGCTGGACGGGTACCGCACGCACGTCGCCGCGCGGGCCGACCGCTTCGGCCGGGACGGCTTCCCCCTGCCGCGGGGCGGCGGACTCGGTCCGCGCGGCCTGGCCCCGCTCGTGCCCGTCGCCCTGGCGCTGATCTGCGCACTGCTGGCGATCGCCTGCGCGGGCTACGTCCTGGCCAGGGACAGCGCGCACGAGCCGTTCCCCGGCGCGGTCTCCAGCCGCCCGTGA
- the tilS gene encoding tRNA lysidine(34) synthetase TilS gives MSGPHPAVAAVRSAVRRALADLPADATVLAACSGGADSLALSGALAFEAPRAGRTAGGVTVDHGLQEGSAARAVEVADVLRGLGLAPVLVRTVSVDGPGGPEAAARRARYAALDGAVGAHAPAAVLLGHTLDDQAETVLLGLARGSGARSLAGMAPRNGHYLRPLLGLDRSTVRRACAEMGLRAWEDPHNLDPRFARSRVRHEALPALEKALGPGIAEALARTAAMLRADADTLDRLAEDLEAEALPDAEAATSAAPGPGPRPGAGTPGAGPVLDVEPLAAAPASLRTRVLRRAALAAGCPASALTARHVREIDRLVTDWRGQAHIDLPGGVRCRRIARRLRFEA, from the coding sequence GTGAGCGGGCCGCACCCCGCCGTGGCCGCCGTCCGATCGGCGGTCCGGCGGGCCCTGGCCGACCTGCCCGCGGACGCCACCGTCCTGGCGGCGTGCAGCGGTGGCGCGGACTCCCTGGCCCTGTCCGGCGCGCTGGCCTTCGAGGCTCCGCGCGCGGGCCGGACGGCCGGGGGCGTCACGGTCGACCACGGTCTCCAGGAGGGATCGGCCGCACGAGCGGTCGAGGTCGCCGACGTCCTGCGCGGCCTCGGACTGGCCCCTGTCCTCGTGCGCACCGTCTCGGTCGACGGGCCCGGCGGCCCGGAGGCGGCGGCCCGCCGCGCCCGCTACGCCGCCCTGGACGGGGCGGTCGGGGCGCACGCCCCGGCGGCCGTGCTGCTCGGGCACACCCTCGACGACCAGGCCGAGACGGTCCTGCTGGGCCTGGCCCGCGGTTCCGGGGCCCGTTCCCTGGCCGGGATGGCCCCCCGCAACGGCCACTACCTGCGGCCCCTGCTCGGCCTCGACCGGTCCACGGTCCGCCGGGCCTGCGCCGAGATGGGACTGCGGGCCTGGGAGGACCCGCACAACCTCGACCCCCGGTTCGCCCGGTCGCGGGTGCGCCACGAGGCCCTGCCCGCACTGGAGAAGGCGCTCGGCCCCGGCATCGCCGAGGCCCTGGCCAGGACCGCCGCGATGCTGCGCGCGGACGCCGACACGCTCGACCGGCTCGCGGAGGACCTCGAGGCCGAAGCCCTGCCGGACGCCGAGGCCGCGACCTCGGCCGCACCCGGGCCGGGGCCCCGCCCAGGCGCCGGCACCCCCGGGGCCGGCCCGGTCCTGGACGTGGAACCCCTGGCCGCGGCCCCCGCGTCGCTGCGCACGCGCGTCCTGCGCCGCGCCGCCCTGGCCGCCGGGTGCCCGGCGAGCGCGCTGACCGCCCGCCACGTGCGTGAGATCGACCGACTCGTCACCGATTGGCGTGGCCAGGCCCACATCGACCTCCCCGGAGGCGTGCGCTGCAGGAGGATCGCGCGGCGGCTGCGCTTCGAGGCGTGA
- the dacB gene encoding D-alanyl-D-alanine carboxypeptidase/D-alanyl-D-alanine-endopeptidase, which translates to MRRVRGEVYLALALLNIFVLLAGFVSLDVIEARPLPAPPHPVTNAEGVAAAEPAASTPADPERIADILDDPMSAAGLEDGLTGYVTDPSGTPLFELDPDTAVTPASTTKIATAVTVLDAVGPDHVLTTEAYFDADENRVVLRGGGDATLTADSEAYPQVATLAELAAGTAEALAAEGVDTVSLGYDDSLFTGPETPRGWKPNYVPEGNAAPVTALMIDSGRVAPGASGYGSRSTEPSLHAARAFADQLEEAGVTVEGEPSDATASGEPIASVDSPSMARMVESMMLSSDNIMAEAMGRTAAIAMGEEHTFDGATAATHRVMAELGVEGVTLTDNSGLSTLNRITPRALVDLVRLSADPGHPELNAALTGLPTANSTGTLSRSGRYGEHASTHDGAGLVRGKTGTLNGVSTLAGTVHDQEGNMFVFAFMANSESASGHRLDTLAAALTRCGCS; encoded by the coding sequence GTGCGACGGGTACGAGGCGAGGTCTACCTCGCGCTTGCCCTGCTCAACATATTCGTGCTGCTTGCAGGGTTTGTCTCCCTCGACGTCATCGAGGCTCGACCTCTTCCCGCGCCGCCCCATCCCGTCACCAACGCCGAGGGCGTGGCAGCGGCGGAACCCGCGGCCTCGACTCCTGCGGACCCGGAACGGATCGCGGACATCCTCGATGATCCCATGTCGGCCGCCGGGCTGGAGGACGGCCTCACCGGTTACGTGACCGACCCCTCCGGAACCCCGCTCTTCGAACTCGATCCGGACACAGCGGTGACCCCGGCCTCGACCACGAAGATCGCGACGGCGGTGACCGTCCTGGACGCCGTCGGCCCCGACCACGTGCTGACCACCGAGGCCTACTTCGACGCCGACGAGAACCGGGTGGTGCTGCGCGGAGGGGGCGATGCGACCCTGACGGCCGACTCCGAAGCCTACCCGCAGGTAGCGACCCTGGCCGAGCTCGCCGCCGGGACCGCCGAGGCACTCGCCGCCGAGGGGGTCGACACCGTCTCCCTGGGGTACGACGACTCGCTGTTCACCGGTCCGGAGACCCCGCGGGGCTGGAAGCCCAACTACGTCCCCGAGGGCAACGCCGCGCCCGTCACCGCGCTGATGATCGACTCCGGGCGCGTGGCCCCCGGCGCCAGCGGCTACGGGTCGCGCTCGACCGAGCCGTCCCTGCACGCCGCCCGCGCCTTCGCCGACCAACTGGAGGAGGCGGGCGTCACGGTCGAGGGCGAGCCCTCCGACGCCACCGCCTCGGGCGAGCCGATCGCCTCGGTGGACTCGCCGTCGATGGCCAGGATGGTGGAGTCCATGATGCTGTCCAGCGACAACATCATGGCCGAGGCCATGGGCCGGACCGCCGCGATCGCGATGGGCGAGGAGCACACCTTCGACGGTGCCACCGCCGCCACCCACCGGGTCATGGCCGAGCTGGGCGTGGAGGGTGTGACCCTGACCGACAACAGCGGGCTCAGCACGCTGAACCGCATCACGCCCCGGGCCCTGGTGGACCTGGTCCGGCTCTCGGCCGACCCCGGCCACCCGGAGCTGAACGCGGCGCTGACCGGCCTGCCCACCGCGAACTCCACCGGCACCCTGAGCAGGAGCGGACGCTACGGAGAGCACGCCTCCACCCACGACGGGGCCGGTCTGGTCCGCGGCAAGACCGGCACGCTCAACGGGGTGAGCACCCTCGCGGGCACGGTCCACGACCAGGAGGGCAACATGTTCGTCTTCGCGTTCATGGCCAACAGCGAGTCGGCGTCGGGCCACCGGCTCGACACCCTGGCGGCCGCCCTCACCCGCTGCGGCTGCTCCTGA
- a CDS encoding alpha/beta hydrolase yields MAVGIAGAVLLASGCTAGGSAGGGTGGGSAPAEESGPLAEFTSQEFTWGACEEGGSQVECAVYEVPMDYGDPDGERIEIAVKRLPASGSDPVGSLLINPGGPGGSGYDYVDHAAYGISEDVRERFDVVGFDPRGVGRSSPLTCLDAEGIDDFLGVEVGDGTGDDAADTAEIVESSQEFVEACETNAPDLMLHMGTANVARDMDMLRALVDDERLTYLGASYGTHIGAQYADQFPERVRALVLDGAVDPSQEQLDMSVEQATGFETALRAFVADCVTGSDCPLGGPGTSVDEGVAALDDFLEGAAERPLANSADDREVNRARAELGVLAALYTESRWPRVREALTAAMEDGDGTSLVLLGDDLYGRTDTEKYENSTAALIAVNCSDSASPRDVEEYATAAEEAGEESPVFGPMLAWSALPCAYWPEEAVAEGGELTAAGADPIMVVGTTRDSATPYAWAEALANQLEPGFLVTRDGDGHTGYRMGDACVDAMVDDYLIDLTVPEDGMACA; encoded by the coding sequence GTGGCGGTCGGAATCGCGGGCGCGGTACTGCTGGCCTCCGGCTGTACGGCCGGCGGTAGTGCCGGTGGCGGTACCGGTGGCGGGTCCGCGCCCGCGGAGGAGTCGGGGCCCCTCGCGGAGTTCACCTCGCAGGAGTTCACCTGGGGCGCCTGTGAGGAGGGCGGATCCCAGGTCGAGTGCGCCGTCTACGAGGTGCCCATGGACTACGGGGACCCCGACGGCGAGCGGATCGAGATCGCGGTCAAGCGCCTGCCCGCTTCGGGGAGCGATCCTGTCGGCTCCCTGCTCATCAACCCGGGCGGGCCCGGCGGCTCGGGCTACGACTACGTGGACCACGCCGCCTACGGGATCAGCGAGGACGTCCGGGAGCGCTTCGACGTGGTCGGCTTCGACCCGCGCGGTGTGGGCCGCAGTTCGCCGCTGACCTGCCTGGACGCGGAGGGGATCGACGACTTCCTCGGTGTGGAGGTCGGGGACGGAACCGGGGACGACGCCGCGGACACGGCGGAGATCGTGGAGAGCAGCCAGGAGTTCGTCGAGGCCTGCGAGACCAACGCGCCCGACCTCATGCTCCACATGGGCACCGCCAACGTCGCCCGCGACATGGACATGCTGCGCGCCCTGGTCGACGACGAGCGGCTGACCTACCTGGGCGCGTCCTACGGCACGCACATCGGGGCCCAGTACGCCGACCAGTTCCCCGAGCGGGTGCGCGCCCTGGTCCTGGACGGGGCGGTCGACCCCAGCCAGGAACAGCTGGACATGAGCGTGGAGCAGGCCACCGGGTTCGAGACCGCGCTGCGGGCCTTCGTGGCGGACTGTGTGACCGGCTCCGACTGCCCGCTGGGCGGTCCGGGCACCAGCGTCGACGAGGGCGTGGCCGCGCTCGACGACTTCCTGGAGGGCGCCGCGGAACGTCCGCTGGCCAACTCCGCCGACGACCGCGAGGTCAACCGGGCCCGCGCCGAACTGGGCGTGCTCGCCGCGCTGTACACGGAGAGCCGGTGGCCGCGCGTGCGCGAGGCGCTCACCGCCGCGATGGAGGACGGCGACGGCACGAGCCTCGTCCTGCTCGGCGACGACCTCTACGGGCGGACCGACACCGAGAAGTACGAGAACTCCACCGCCGCGCTCATCGCGGTCAACTGCTCCGACTCCGCCAGTCCGCGGGACGTGGAGGAGTACGCCACGGCCGCCGAGGAGGCGGGCGAGGAGTCACCGGTCTTCGGGCCGATGCTCGCCTGGAGCGCGTTGCCGTGCGCCTACTGGCCGGAGGAGGCCGTGGCCGAGGGCGGCGAGCTGACCGCGGCCGGCGCCGACCCGATCATGGTGGTGGGCACCACCCGCGACTCCGCGACCCCCTACGCGTGGGCCGAGGCCCTCGCCAATCAGCTGGAACCCGGATTCCTGGTCACCCGGGACGGCGACGGGCACACGGGCTACCGGATGGGCGACGCGTGCGTGGACGCGATGGTGGACGACTACCTCATCGACCTCACCGTGCCCGAGGACGGCATGGCCTGCGCCTGA
- a CDS encoding inorganic diphosphatase: MEFDVTIEIPKGERNKYEVDHETGRIRLDRMLFTSTTYPADYGFVEGTLGEDGDPLDALVLLKAPTFPGCLIRARAIGMFRMRDEAGGDDKLLCVPATDPRQEHLRDIHHVNEFERLEIEHFFTVYKDLEPGKSVEGASWVGRHEAEQEIVASVKRAEEAGTHGDTSHITSGD; this comes from the coding sequence ATGGAATTCGACGTTACGATCGAGATCCCCAAGGGGGAGCGCAACAAGTACGAGGTGGACCACGAGACCGGTCGCATCCGTCTCGACCGCATGCTGTTCACCTCCACGACGTACCCCGCCGACTACGGTTTCGTCGAGGGGACACTCGGCGAGGACGGCGACCCCTTGGACGCTCTTGTCCTGCTCAAGGCCCCGACCTTCCCGGGCTGCCTGATCCGGGCCCGCGCCATCGGCATGTTCCGGATGCGCGACGAGGCGGGCGGCGACGACAAGCTGCTCTGCGTCCCGGCGACCGACCCGCGCCAGGAGCACCTGCGTGACATTCACCACGTGAACGAGTTCGAGCGCCTGGAGATCGAGCACTTCTTCACGGTCTACAAGGACCTGGAGCCGGGCAAGTCGGTCGAGGGCGCCAGCTGGGTCGGCCGCCACGAGGCCGAGCAGGAGATCGTCGCCTCGGTCAAGCGCGCCGAGGAGGCGGGCACCCACGGCGACACCTCGCACATCACCTCGGGCGACTGA